The sequence below is a genomic window from Sphingobacterium sp. ML3W.
TGGAACCATTAATGGCAATCAGACATTCTTAATGTCAGCCTCCCGTGTAGGTGACGATACGCTATTGGCACAGATTATTGAAATGGTCAACAGCGCTAGTCGCAGTAAAGCACCTATCCAAAAAATGACGGACCGTGTATCCCGTATATTTGTGCCTATCGTCATCGCAATGGCTATTTTAACGTTTATTGTTTGGATGATCTATGGCCAAGAATCCAAGTTAGCCTTCGCTTTAGCAAATGCACTAGCAGTATTGATTGTTGCCTGTCCGTGCGCCCTTGGTTTAGCCACTCCGATGTCCGTGATGGTCGGTATTGGCAAAGGTGCAAAAAATGGCATCTTGATCAAGAATGCTGAAGCCTTAGAAAAATTAGATAAGGTGAATGTATTGGTTACTGATAAAACCGGAACGATAACCGAAGGAAGACCAAGTTTAGAAGATGTGCAAAGCACATCCACGAACACACATGATGAGCTATTGATATTAGCAGCTTCCGTCAATGCAAATAGCTCGCATCCATTAGCCGAGGCTGTTGTGAAAAAAGCAAAAGAATTAAATTTGTCTTTATTAGAAGCAGATAAATTCGACACAGTCAATGGTAAAGGAGTTTTTGGCCATATCCACAATGAAAAGATATTGCTCGGAAATGAAGCTTTATTATTTGATGATGGCATAACCATTACAGACCAGATCAAAGCGCGTGTTGCTAGTGAGCAAGAAAAAGGTCGTACGGTATCGTACCTAGCCAAAGGAAATGCATTATTAGGTTATCTTGTTATTGCAGATAAGATAAAAGATACCGCTAAGCAAGCCATCCACTATTTGATGGATCATGGGGTCGATGTCATTATGCTAACAGGTGATAATGCAAAAACGGCAAAGGCAGTAGCCGACGAGCTTGGTATCAAGCATTTCAAAGCACAAGCACTTCCAGAAGATAAGTTGTTGGAAATAAAAAAACTACAACAGGAAGGTAAAGTTGTCGCTATGGCGGGCGACGGTATCAATGATGCGCCGGCGCTTGCACAAGCAGATATTGGTATTGCCATGGGTACCGGAACAGATGTAGCGATAGAAAGTTCAGAAGTAACCTTATTAAAAGGTGATTTATTAGGCGTTGTGAAAGCAAAAGTCCTCAGCCATAAATTGGTCCGTAACATTAAACAAAATCTACTTTTTGCATTTTTATACAATGTATTAGGTATCCCAATTGCGGCAGGTATCCTCTACCCTACCTTTGGTATCTTATTATCACCTATGCTTGCAGCAGCAGCTATGAGTCTAAGCTCATTATCCGTTATTCTAAATTCTTTAAGACTGAATGTCGTTAATATTGACGTCAAGTAAAATATCAAATGCAGGGTTTCCCATAATCGGAAACCCTGCTTATATTATCTCCAGCCCATAAACTTTCACTAGCAGTTATCAAAGTTTCAAATACAATGCTTAATTTTGGTGAAAAATAAGCAGAAAATGAATTTCAAAACAATCATACTACTGATATTGGTCGTCATCATTACCATCTTTTTCATGCAAAACACAGCCCCTGTTGAGTTTTGGTTTTTTGGAACACACAATTTTCCATTATCTTCTATTATTGCGGCTACATTGTTCATCGGGATGATTATTGGAGGTATCTTATTAAGACCAAAGAAAAGAAAGACAGAGATTATTCAGGTAAATGAAGCGACTTTACCTGAGATTGAGTCTATTTCCAGCCCAAAATCATCATTAACAACCGAAGATCGTGATTATATATCTTAATAATAAAAATTAATCCCCTCTAAATGAAAGCGAAGCAGTATTCATGTTAAATAAATAGGGAATTTAGTTGCAGTGTATGGTAGATTTTTCTACCTTTGTATCACTCCAAACAACGAAGGAAACTTCAAAAACAGAGTACGATTCAGTAGCTCAGCTGGTAGAGCAATACACTTTTAATGTATGGGTCCTGGGTTCGAATCCCAGCTGGATCACAACTAACAAAAATAGAGAAAGTTAAAAACAACCTCTAAAAAACTTCTTAAAAGGCTCAAAATCAATAGATTTTGAGCCTTTTCTATTTCTATTCAAAAATTAATTTAAATTTTTAGTTTCGTTTTTGTAAACTTATTACGTATAATTGTAAACATTAAAATACAATAACAAACAATAGCACTCCTATTTGGGTGTGAATTTGGGTGCAGATTTTAAAATTTAATAAAATTCGCACCCACTACAACAAACAACAACATGAAAATATTGAACACATATTTTTGGTTATGTACTAGGGATACATCTAAGAAGACAGGATTTGCTCCTATCAAACTTCGTATATCTTTCGGTAAAAAAGATGAAGTCAATATCAATTCCGAGATCAAAGTTTCACCAACCAATTGGAACAACGATTTTAAGCAGGTATATGGAATAGCAAAATCATCATCATATAATGATCAACTTAACCGCATACAAAAAAAAATAGAACTTATCGATAGACAGCTGGACGATCAAGATAAAATAAAAACTGCTGAAATTATCAAGAATATATATGAAGGCAAAGGCGAATATAAACGATGGACAGTATTAGAACTTATTGATGAACATAATAAAACTTTTCAATCTAACATCGGAAAGAAAAAAGGCTACTCTGATGCGACTTTAGAAAAATACGTAAGATTAAGAGATAGCGTTTCAACATTCATAAATCAATCCTATAATAGGAAAGACATTTATGCCCTTGAGATTGATTATACTTTTATCGAAAAATATGTTCAGTTTATGTTTACCGAACACCCTAATGGAGATGGTAAAGGATTAAGCAATGAAACTATCCGTTCAAGTTATTACGGGAAACTCAGGAAGATCATTTATGATGCTGAGAAAAGAAATCTTACAAAACGTAACCCATTTGCAACATTCTCCATGGAACGCGAGGAAGAAACTGACGATACAAATTGGCTAACAATGAGTGAGATTTTGTACATCACCAAATATAAATTTACAAGATCTCCTAAGCTTGAAAGAATCCGTCACCGTGTTGTTTTAGCTCTATACACTGGCTTAGCTTATCAAGATCTCGAGACTCTGAATGTAAATAATATTTATACAGATATAAATGGCTTCCGTTACATTAAGAAAAAGCGTGGTAAGACTGGAGCTGAGTCAATCATTCCCATAATAACAGAATTTGAAAAGCTTCTAAATTCCTATATCGAAACTGCAGAAGAGCGTAATGGTAAAATCCTACCCTCGTTATCCAACCAACGGTTCGGGACCTATTTGACGGAAATGTTAACAATAATGGGAATTGAAAAAGAGGCTCATCCCCATCAACTAAGACATTCATTTGCTCAAGCAAACATAGATGCAGGAGCATCTGCTGAAGCTGTTTCTAAAATGCTCGGACATAAAAACACAAAAACAGTTCTTAAAACATATGCTAAATTAAGTAAAAAGGTCGTGATGAATCATAAAGATACTTTACAAAGCGAAATGAATAAATTACAGGGACTTGTTCCTGAAGAAGATGATACAAAAATCAAAAATATGAATACTGGTTAAAATAGCCAGTCTTTATTTTTAAAAGATAAGATTAGTTATACTAAACAAATTAATAAATGGACATACAGAATATACATCAGATCCTAAAGGACCAACAGATCATTACAGAAGATGATCTTGCAATTGCTTTAGAAATTACCAAAACAACTTTGCGCCGATATAGAAATCAAGCTGATAATCCCTTAAAACATTCAAAAATCGGTACCAAGAAAATTATGTACACACGTAATCATATTATTGAATTCATTGTCGAAAATATGGTTAACATAACCAAAAAAGAAAAAACAGAACTCAAGCAGCAACTTATTAACGACTATAAATAATGAAAAGAAAAGCCCAAATCACCGAAGAACAAACTAAACAGCTTCCATTAGTACTTCGCAACACCCTTAACGATATTATAGGAGCTGCTGGTATGTTATACTTTTTAATTTATGAGGAATTTACTACCCAATGCGACACACTTCTTCCTCCTCTTGGTTTAGCTACAGACAAATATTACGACTTAAAGAAAGGTCTAGTTAACCCAATTAAAAAGCTATCAGAAACAGCACATATGATCAACATAAGAGGATCAAAGAGCTCTGCCTTTTTAGAAAACCAAAATGATCAATATGCATTATTTCTAGCGTTTAAAGCATTATGTAGATTAACTAGTGCTGAGATAAACGATGAAGCTATAAGGTTAAGTCGTAACGAACCAAACTTCACAACTAGAACCCATTTTATGGTATTCTTTGAATCGGTACTGGAAAAATCAAGACAATCAAATCATGATGCCATACAAATGATTCAAAGCCTTTATGACACATTGCAAAACGACGCTGATGGCAGAATCATTTATGACAAAGAAATATCAGATTTTAAACTATCACAAATATCAACAAACTCATAATATACAAACATGTTAGCATTAGTCCTTGATACCGAAACGAATGGATTTCCAACAGACTGGAATTTAGATTTTTCTCATACAGACAACTGGCCACGCATTACTCAGCTGAGCTGGGTAGTTGTAGATGCTAAATCCGGATATTACTTTTCCAAACACAACCATATTATTAAACCAGATGGATGGAGCGTACCAACACCGGACCAATTAGTCGGTAGCAAAAACCCAAATTTCTTTGTTGAAAATAATATTTCAACAGAACGATGTGAAAAAGAAGGTGTTCCACTTATAATTGCATTGCATTTCTTGATGAAAGATCTTTCATTATGTAAGTTGTATATCAATCACAATTTAAAATTTGACTACAATGTCGTTGTTTCAGAAATGGAAAGATATAATGTTTATCCTGAAAAAGATATCCAGAAACTTTGCACCATGGAAACAACAAAGGATTTACTTCAGCTTCCTGGACGTGGTGATTTTAAACTTCCATCCCTACAAGAACTTCATGAATATCTATTCAAAACAAAATTTGATGGTAATCATGATGCTTTTGCCGATGTTAAAGCAACAGCAGATTCCTTCTTAGAACTAGTAAGAAGAGGATATTACAAAATTTAATTTCACAGTTTAGTTATACTAATCATCAACATTATGTCACGAAAAATTTTAACACAAGCTATCCAAAAATGGGGTGAAATAGCCCAAGTAGAAATGCTTAATGAAGAAGCTATTGAGCTAGCACTTGCTGCACGTAAATGGATCCGTAAAAGATCAGAAGCGGAATTTGACAATCTCGCAGAAGAAATTGCAGATGTTTCTATTCTTATTGAACAGATGACCATTCTCTATCCCAAATTACCAGAGAAAATTGCGCAATACCGGACATTTAAATTAGATCGCTTACAACGTCGTATTGACGAATCAAATTTTGAAGGAGAATAATTATGAAAGCTACTTCATTGACAAATGTATCTAAGAAGCATTTTAAGAAAACGATACAAGAAGTAAAAGGACTTCCGATAACTGATAGAGCTACATTTGGTTACTCTAGCCACACTATTTTAGTTTATGGACATAAAAACAACGAAAGAAGATGTGGCATTTCCATGCGCAATCATTCTGGAAAAATATCATTGTTAATTACGGATTTTCAAGGGCGCTTTCTTTTCAATGGCGGATTTGATATATCTACACCAACACTCACTTTATTAAATCATTATTGGGCTATCTATCAATCTGTCCGGAAACAAATGAAACCAAGAATGTTAACAAAAACTAATTTCTAAAATTATGTCTCATACAATCAAAACTCCACAATACAAACCTATTCTATTTTCCTATCTAATGATTAAGGCTATTTTAGAGGGAACAAAAGTTCAGACAAGGCGAATAATTAAAAGTAAACATGAAAGTGGTTTATTTAGAATAAGTCGATCGCTAGAAGGAGACATTACTGAAGTGACCTCTTTAGATTATGATGAACGACCTAAAAATGACACCACAAATGATATCAAACCTATTGCTAATATTGGAGACATCTTTTGGGTAAGGGAAACGTGGGCCCCACTTGTAAAAGGAGGACCAACAGATTTTAACTTATATACATTTAGAGCTGATGACGATAATACTTTTACTGGCAAATGGAAGCCTTCTATTTTTATGCCTAAAGATGCCACCAGGATATTTTTAGAAATCACTAATGTTCGTGTAGAGCAATTACAAGATATATCAGAAATTGATGCAATGGCGGAGGGTATCTTAAGCTGTCAATCAGCAGATAATGAAAGAATAGCCTATTATGATTACTCCGGAACTCCTTATGCATCAAGCTTTAATTTTGACAGTTCTATTAGTTCATATAAAACACTTTGGCAATCGATCAATGGCAAAGAATCCTGGAAAGCAAACCCATGGGTATGCATTTATGATTTTAAAAAAATAGATAAGCCATTAAACTTTTTAGATAAATAAGCATGAATACAATACACAAATTTATCCTTCCTATGAAGGAAGAATCGACAATCACTATGCCCTTCGGTGCTAGAATTATCAAAGGTGAAAATCAAGAAGGTTTTGTTGCTATCTGGGCAATAATAAATACCGCAGCACCATCAGTTGATAGACATTTCAGACTTTATAAAACTGGTCAAGAAATTAAAGAAACACCTGAAAAACTCGTCTTTATCGGACGAGCAGATATACATGTCGGTATGGATATAGGAATGCACATTTTTGAATTAATATAATGAAAAATACGTACGGTCTTCCTCCGATCAAAATAGCATCAGATGTTATTATCGATAATTCAGAAATGTACTTTTATCAGTACCTACCTGTAAGACTATCAGGTAAAGGTTCAGCAATTCTACTTCCTAATCAATTAGAAAGGCTAAGAACTATAGTTAATAAAGCTTGTGAAGATTTCATAAAAGAATTTGGAGCAGATAAATACTATTTACAAAACATTTATTTAACTGCTAAATGTCTTTATACACCCACAGGATCAAACATAAATAGACCAGGATGGCATTCAGACGGCTTCATGACCGATGATATCAATTATATCTGGTCCGATAGTTTACCAACTGAATACATAACGGGTAATTTCCAGTTAATACAGGATCACGAAATTAGTTTATATGAGATGAATCATCTCATATATGATCAAAAACTGAAATGCCAAAGTAACTGTATTTATCGATTAAATCAATCTGTAATTCACAGACCACAAATCAATATAAATAATCCATTCGTTCGCCATTTCGTTAAGATTTCTTTTAGTAAAGAACAATATAACTTGAAAGGGAATGCTCACAACTATCTTTTAGACTATAACTGGGAAATGAAAGATAGATCTCTAGAACGTAATCATCCCATTAAATAATTCTCAAAATGGAAAATCAAACTTACAATGCAAACCAAGCTATTAAAGCTCAAAAATCATACTGTGAAAAGTCCGGAGATCCGCACTTCGCACCTACAAATGGCATATGCTACAGGTGCAAAAATCAAATTTATTTCCAAATTAATCATGGATCATACAGCACTGGTATTTCGGTTGAGAAAGCGACAAATCAATTAATAACTGGCTGCCCACATTGCCATAGATCATATTGCGACTAATCAAATAATTATGAAAACAATCGAACAATACAGAGAATCCTGGGCTAAACGTAAAGGCTACAATGACTGGAATGATGTTATTTCGACCTGTAGTACATCAACAAGGTTGTTAACAAACATTATTGATGAATTGTCTAAGGGATATGCAAAAGCAGTAGCTAAAAAAGCTTTGATTAATGCTGGCCATCCAAAAGATGAGTTTGGGAATAGTCTTGATTTGATATATGAAAATGATGACTTTCACATTCCTCAAACATTAGTTATGAATGAATCTAATATCCCAAAATTATAATTAAGAAATGAGAACAGAAGAATGGATAAAATTGGAAATACCAAACTTATTAGATGAGCTTAATAGATGTAAGGCTATAGTTAAGCGAAAAAAACTTTTAATAAAAGGGATTACGAGGCTTAGATTTAATGTAAGGAGGAACATAAAATGACAACAACAACTTTAAAACATCACGAAACGGATTTCTATACAGCTCAATGGGATTTATTAGCTCCTGATAAAGGTCGAATTATAAAGTTCAAAAATGAGCCTAAAGAATATCAATCCCCTCAATACGATTGGTACATGTCAGTAGCTCTTGAAAAAGCAGATAAGGTAAAAGTTGATAGGTACCTATTGACTTCTTCCCTACTACTTATGTATAGAAATGCAATTCGAGAGGGATATCAACATCAACTAGACCCAAATCTCATAAATAAATGGGACTATCCCCGGAATAAAAACACCATAGCTGGAATTCAAGGATATATTGACAGAATTTTCAAAAAAGCAAACGAAGAATATGAATACAGATAAATTAATAGAGACCCTTACAGACGCTATTATGGAATTACCTAAGTTTAGTCGTGAAGAGATAGAAAAGGTGATTATAGCGCATGTTAATATCGAAAACAAACGCTCACAACGAAGCCGTAATAAAGTTAGGGATGCCCAGCTGATAAGCCTAGACTCCTATAAGAAGTCAATAGATAGTAAGGTTTGGCTTAAGGACCAGGAGATCCAGCTTTATCGACGAAAGTTGCAGGAACTGACCAAAGGGACCGATCGATACAAAATTATTCGAACTCGAGTTGATAAAGCGTTGGCAAAGATTCTAAAAAACAAAGTAGAAAGCATAAAAAGAATTTGCCATGAAAATAACAATTGAAGGTGTTACCATCGAATTAACAAAAGAGCAGATTCTTGAAATAGAAAAAGGTAAAGCACTCCAGGAACTAGAATGCAAAAGTTTTGAAAGAATACTCAAACATTTTGGATTTACAAAAATGAGCACTAAAGGTTGGTTAGATTCTGATAAAAAATGTTATAAGCATGAATCTAATGGATGGTTTGCCGAAATTTTAGATCATAGAACATGGAAATGCTGCTTTATGGCAGGAAGAGGATTGCCTCATCAAAAAACCCCTCCAGGAGGTTATTTATATGAATCACCTGAAAGCATTGCAAAGGTATTAAGAGATGCTTTAGATAAAAAAGAAACATTATGACACACTCCCAATTAGTTGATATTGCTCACAGTTTAGTCTTGAGAAAATTTTCATGCGGAGTGGCATTCAAAGAAATGATGACTGGCGCAACATCTGAAATTCCCGATGTTATAGGGTTTGGAGGAGGGGGCCACTCTGTATTGATAGAATGCAAAGTAAGCCGTTCGGATTATAAACGTAATGCCTTGAAGCAGCACAATTCGCCAATGGGAAAATACAGATTCTTTTGTGTGCCAGAAGGATTAGTAAAAATTGAAGAAGTGCCTAGAGGATGGGGATTGATCCAAGTTAATGAGAAAGGTAAACTACTTAACATCTACAATCCTTTTGATACTTATATTGGAGGTCCCGCTAGTATCCCAAAAGAAGAGCGTCACTCCTTCAATATAGTTTGCCCTAGCGTTGAACGTAATTTCATGTACTCAGCACTGAGACGAATAAAAAAAGGATAGGTATCACTACCTATCCTTTCCCCTAAAATACAATGAAAACATCCGACTAATCACCAACAAACAACCAGTAGACAAATCAAATATAGTAAAAGATTAGTATAACTAAACTATTGTTGTTGATTTTTTATCTCTATTGATTCTTTGGAGGTGATTTTCTTCTTTTCACTCCAAAATACCAAAACAGAAAAGAGACAACTAGAATCAGCGCAACAGCTCCCCAAATCATCCCCTTAATGCTAGGCTCAGTCACCACATTACTATCTTTCGTTTCATCTTTTAAACTCTCCCTTACCCTCCTATCAGCATCTTTTGCGTATTCCAAATTACTATTTACTAAGGCAATACTATCAGTTTGTTTCTTCAAATCCTTATCCTCCCTCTGTTCAACCTCGCAATCCTTACACTTAATACCTGTAGACGTAATTTCGATTTCACGCCCCTTTACAGTTGTTTTTATGCGGCCTTGATCAGTAGTTAATGTGATAGTATTTTGAGATTGCTGGACGTTTAATTTAGCTTTTTCCGATTCAGATTCTTTAACATCAGATTTCTGCTCGACTAAAGCAGATTGTTTGATCGTCGTTTTTTTTCGGAATAATCCGCACCCGT
It includes:
- a CDS encoding 3'-5' exonuclease; amino-acid sequence: MLALVLDTETNGFPTDWNLDFSHTDNWPRITQLSWVVVDAKSGYYFSKHNHIIKPDGWSVPTPDQLVGSKNPNFFVENNISTERCEKEGVPLIIALHFLMKDLSLCKLYINHNLKFDYNVVVSEMERYNVYPEKDIQKLCTMETTKDLLQLPGRGDFKLPSLQELHEYLFKTKFDGNHDAFADVKATADSFLELVRRGYYKI
- a CDS encoding LapA family protein, whose amino-acid sequence is MNFKTIILLILVVIITIFFMQNTAPVEFWFFGTHNFPLSSIIAATLFIGMIIGGILLRPKKRKTEIIQVNEATLPEIESISSPKSSLTTEDRDYIS
- a CDS encoding tyrosine-type recombinase/integrase gives rise to the protein MKILNTYFWLCTRDTSKKTGFAPIKLRISFGKKDEVNINSEIKVSPTNWNNDFKQVYGIAKSSSYNDQLNRIQKKIELIDRQLDDQDKIKTAEIIKNIYEGKGEYKRWTVLELIDEHNKTFQSNIGKKKGYSDATLEKYVRLRDSVSTFINQSYNRKDIYALEIDYTFIEKYVQFMFTEHPNGDGKGLSNETIRSSYYGKLRKIIYDAEKRNLTKRNPFATFSMEREEETDDTNWLTMSEILYITKYKFTRSPKLERIRHRVVLALYTGLAYQDLETLNVNNIYTDINGFRYIKKKRGKTGAESIIPIITEFEKLLNSYIETAEERNGKILPSLSNQRFGTYLTEMLTIMGIEKEAHPHQLRHSFAQANIDAGASAEAVSKMLGHKNTKTVLKTYAKLSKKVVMNHKDTLQSEMNKLQGLVPEEDDTKIKNMNTG